In Synechococcus sp. A18-25c, a single window of DNA contains:
- a CDS encoding phycobilisome rod-core linker polypeptide: MASNASSLGFGATSKWNTPVGFQRKNQGAPKAALTIGEFLKQSCDNMAIGVGPRSHEDCPHRVTTECYSPDDSASLNEVIAAAYRQVFGNAHVMDFERSVELEAELRDGRLTVREFIKGLAKSSFYKSRFFSSVAPQRGIELNYKHLLGRAPETQAEISAKIALLSEHGHDTVIDSIVDSAEYLEVFGSDIVPYARSWSSPADLSTAAFPMLAALQKSFAGSDSARGGSPALTRSLASGLAPRISVPSQAVGVIPSKTFAKGRFDSKQPGITSGKDSAPMRGDSYVTFGLGQREQETFQRCPGDTSDQLNTLIRATYKQVMGNPHLMEFERALSAESKFIDGYLSTRELVRAIGLSAEYKKRFFETNAPYRFIELNFKHFLGRAPQSQAEISAHTQILAEGGYEAEIASYVDSEEYQSVFGEDTVPYARILSESGRSQVAFNRHLSLAEGFAASDTVLSSSSLVRSVATGTVPKGWSSTTTRINRTGTQSGAPDPTKKRFRIVVANQTRMSRQRTSGSTYLVSGKDMSSQIKYIHARGGKIVSITEVM, encoded by the coding sequence ATGGCAAGCAACGCTTCTTCCCTCGGCTTCGGTGCAACATCAAAATGGAACACCCCTGTGGGTTTCCAAAGGAAAAACCAGGGTGCGCCGAAAGCTGCTCTCACAATTGGAGAGTTTCTGAAGCAATCATGCGACAACATGGCAATTGGAGTGGGCCCAAGGAGCCACGAAGATTGCCCACACAGGGTGACAACAGAGTGCTACAGCCCCGATGACTCTGCCTCACTTAACGAAGTCATCGCGGCGGCTTATCGTCAGGTGTTTGGCAACGCTCACGTCATGGACTTTGAGCGTTCCGTTGAGCTTGAAGCTGAACTTAGAGATGGAAGACTGACTGTAAGAGAATTCATTAAAGGGCTCGCAAAATCAAGTTTCTACAAATCTCGATTTTTTAGTTCGGTCGCACCACAACGTGGCATTGAGCTGAATTACAAACATCTCTTAGGAAGAGCCCCAGAGACTCAAGCAGAAATTTCAGCAAAAATTGCACTCTTGTCGGAACATGGGCACGATACAGTTATCGATAGCATTGTTGATTCTGCTGAATATCTTGAAGTATTTGGCAGCGATATCGTTCCTTACGCACGTTCCTGGAGCTCACCTGCAGATCTTTCAACCGCAGCATTCCCAATGCTTGCAGCGTTGCAAAAGAGTTTTGCTGGTAGCGACAGTGCAAGAGGAGGAAGCCCAGCACTTACTCGTAGTCTGGCAAGTGGGTTAGCTCCAAGAATCAGTGTTCCCAGCCAAGCTGTTGGAGTTATTCCAAGCAAAACCTTCGCGAAAGGAAGATTTGATAGCAAACAGCCCGGTATCACTTCAGGGAAAGATAGTGCACCGATGCGCGGTGATTCATATGTGACCTTTGGTCTTGGACAACGCGAGCAGGAAACATTCCAACGTTGCCCTGGAGACACCAGTGATCAACTCAACACACTGATTCGGGCAACTTACAAACAGGTGATGGGGAATCCTCATCTCATGGAGTTTGAAAGAGCTCTTTCCGCCGAAAGTAAGTTCATCGATGGTTATTTGAGTACTCGCGAATTGGTTCGTGCGATTGGCCTTTCCGCGGAATACAAGAAACGCTTCTTTGAAACAAATGCACCTTATCGTTTCATTGAACTGAACTTCAAGCACTTCCTTGGAAGGGCACCACAGTCTCAGGCAGAAATCAGCGCACACACCCAAATTCTCGCGGAAGGGGGGTATGAAGCAGAAATCGCAAGTTATGTGGATTCGGAAGAATACCAAAGTGTGTTTGGCGAAGACACTGTTCCCTATGCAAGGATTCTCAGCGAAAGCGGACGTTCACAGGTTGCCTTTAACAGGCACTTGAGCCTTGCCGAAGGATTTGCAGCGAGTGACACTGTTTTGAGCAGTTCATCACTTGTACGGTCCGTCGCAACAGGAACTGTTCCCAAAGGTTGGAGCAGTACAACAACACGGATTAATCGCACTGGCACACAGTCTGGTGCACCAGATCCGACCAAAAAACGCTTCAGAATTGTTGTTGCCAATCAGACGCGGATGTCTAGACAAAGAACATCTGGAAGCACCTATCTCGTTTCGGGCAAAGACATGTCTAGCCAAATCAAATACATCCATGCAAGAGGCGGGAAAATTGTATCCATCACAGAAGTGATGTAA
- a CDS encoding phycobilisome rod-core linker polypeptide has product MTTTTTLASKANIDTSHAAEVIQQAYRQVFGNRHMMELDKNESIEALFMNGDLTVQAMVTAMAQSETYKQLFLTPNNPYKFVELNFKHLLGRPPKDQTEVMEHVKLLQTEGYEAEMASYTYSEEYLAAFGIDTVPYNRARNSIVGGQTNFYTRAAVSDAGYAGFDGAKKESTLLTSICTNQSPTILERKSVGNAAALTINWTSRRQVGGNRRAVQKSVVMQSSMSGTIRSILAQGGKIISITKA; this is encoded by the coding sequence ATGACAACCACAACAACTCTTGCTTCAAAAGCAAACATTGATACCAGCCACGCCGCTGAAGTAATTCAGCAAGCCTATCGCCAAGTTTTCGGTAACCGGCACATGATGGAGCTTGATAAAAATGAGTCAATCGAGGCCTTGTTTATGAACGGTGACTTGACCGTACAGGCAATGGTGACCGCAATGGCTCAATCAGAGACATATAAGCAATTATTCCTAACCCCAAACAATCCGTATAAATTTGTAGAACTGAATTTCAAGCATTTATTAGGACGCCCACCCAAAGATCAAACAGAAGTGATGGAGCACGTAAAACTTCTCCAAACCGAAGGGTATGAAGCCGAAATGGCAAGTTACACGTACAGCGAAGAGTATCTAGCTGCATTTGGAATTGATACTGTTCCATACAATAGAGCGAGAAATTCTATCGTAGGTGGTCAAACCAATTTCTACACACGTGCAGCCGTTAGTGATGCTGGGTATGCTGGCTTTGATGGAGCAAAAAAAGAGTCAACGCTTCTGACCAGCATTTGCACGAATCAATCCCCGACAATACTTGAAAGAAAGAGTGTGGGAAATGCTGCGGCTCTCACAATTAATTGGACCTCGCGACGCCAAGTTGGGGGTAACCGAAGGGCAGTACAAAAATCTGTAGTGATGCAAAGTTCCATGTCAGGGACCATCCGAAGTATCCTTGCTCAGGGTGGCAAAATCATTTCCATTACGAAGGCTTAA
- a CDS encoding phycobilisome linker polypeptide, giving the protein MPFGPASLLGVERFSEESEAPLELISGDDDAKKEQIIRAVYKQVLGNAYVMDSERQVITESQFKLGEISVREMVRRIAKSSLYTSRFFDTCARYRYIELAFRHLLGRAPESYEEMRSHADRLDSKGYEADIDSFLDSADYQNTFGEWIVPYQRGWKTESCGTMQEFTWSFQLLRGNSSSSLKGDLAGIRSKLGGSAYQNRPIAVVPPSSTEATGWSFRPSKNLEDAATRLGAGASDQGQTYKIEVTGYSTTNLKRISRYTRSNRIYYVPFDKLSEQFKRIHKEGGKISSITPVT; this is encoded by the coding sequence ATGCCCTTCGGTCCTGCTTCGCTCCTCGGGGTCGAACGCTTCTCGGAAGAGAGTGAAGCACCTCTAGAACTGATCTCTGGCGACGATGACGCCAAGAAGGAGCAAATCATAAGGGCTGTCTACAAGCAAGTGCTTGGGAATGCCTATGTCATGGACAGCGAACGACAAGTCATCACTGAATCCCAATTCAAGTTGGGAGAGATCAGTGTTCGTGAAATGGTTCGCAGAATTGCGAAGAGTTCTCTCTACACCAGTCGGTTCTTCGACACATGCGCAAGATACAGGTACATCGAATTAGCCTTCAGACACCTCCTAGGTCGCGCACCAGAAAGCTATGAAGAGATGCGGAGCCACGCAGATCGGTTAGATAGCAAAGGTTATGAAGCCGACATCGATAGTTTTTTAGATTCAGCAGATTATCAAAATACATTTGGTGAATGGATTGTCCCTTATCAGCGAGGTTGGAAAACTGAAAGCTGTGGAACAATGCAGGAGTTTACTTGGAGCTTCCAACTCCTTCGAGGAAATAGCAGCAGCAGCTTGAAGGGTGACTTGGCAGGCATTAGGAGCAAGCTTGGAGGCTCTGCTTATCAGAACAGGCCCATTGCGGTGGTCCCACCATCCTCAACAGAAGCAACTGGCTGGAGTTTCCGTCCATCGAAAAATCTCGAGGATGCAGCAACTCGATTGGGAGCCGGGGCAAGCGATCAAGGGCAAACCTACAAGATCGAAGTCACCGGCTACAGCACGACCAACCTCAAGAGAATATCAAGATACACAAGAAGCAATCGAATTTACTATGTTCCGTTCGATAAACTATCGGAGCAATTCAAACGTATTCATAAGGAAGGCGGAAAAATTTCAAGCATTACACCAGTGACATAA
- a CDS encoding phycobilisome rod-core linker polypeptide, translated as MVVIKPTRDFTSEDRVSYTASNAAKPRQNTAINRYRQEISSGSLIPRNGKAAKTNQQFKENHCNAMGLGIGPRLHSECPYSSIADEYASTGQAALQVAVEGAYRQVFGNLRPSNSQRCIELESKLSSGEITVRDFVNGLAKSDLYKEKYYSKVSPIRGIELNLKHLLGRPPRNQAEVSKYIALIAEQGFDALVDSVTHSGEYLEVFGTDTVPYLRAWNSEAGSYCSTFVNLGKVTTGNAASDTIIEGRSQLVMEFAAARNLSSAKGGDVSGFKYSSAVTDPKSRAFQSMYQPKTTKTWR; from the coding sequence ATGGTCGTAATCAAGCCGACACGGGATTTCACCAGTGAAGACCGAGTGTCCTATACGGCCAGCAACGCTGCGAAGCCCCGCCAAAACACAGCAATCAATCGTTATCGACAAGAGATTTCTAGCGGTTCTTTAATTCCACGAAACGGAAAAGCCGCGAAAACAAATCAGCAATTCAAAGAGAATCATTGCAATGCAATGGGACTTGGCATTGGCCCACGATTGCATTCAGAATGCCCATATAGCAGCATTGCAGATGAATACGCAAGCACAGGTCAAGCAGCTCTCCAGGTTGCAGTTGAAGGTGCTTACAGGCAAGTTTTCGGAAATCTGCGACCCAGTAATTCGCAACGATGCATTGAACTTGAATCAAAGTTAAGCAGCGGAGAAATCACGGTAAGAGATTTTGTGAATGGCTTGGCAAAATCAGACCTATACAAAGAAAAATATTATTCAAAAGTGTCTCCCATTCGCGGCATAGAACTAAACCTCAAGCATCTTCTCGGAAGACCACCTCGCAACCAAGCAGAAGTCAGCAAATACATTGCACTAATCGCTGAACAAGGATTTGATGCCTTGGTTGACAGCGTCACACATTCTGGGGAATACCTTGAAGTTTTTGGAACAGACACTGTTCCCTACCTCAGAGCATGGAATTCAGAAGCTGGTTCTTATTGCTCGACATTTGTCAACCTTGGCAAAGTCACCACAGGAAATGCTGCATCGGACACGATCATCGAAGGCCGTAGCCAACTCGTCATGGAATTTGCTGCTGCACGGAATCTCAGTTCAGCGAAAGGAGGAGACGTCAGCGGATTCAAGTATTCTTCAGCAGTAACAGACCCGAAATCCAGAGCATTTCAATCGATGTATCAACCCAAAACAACAAAAACATGGCGCTGA
- a CDS encoding chromophore lyase CpcT/CpeT, which yields MQDIKLLEFAKTLSGVYDNLEQSQNNPQDFARINIYFRPLPWEIFDGPGFYSEQCYDYAPWDPYRQGIHKLTHQDNLFIMHNYGFEKPKRLAGGGKNPEILKGLKELSMNERCGCAMHFELIKKGEYIGRVEPGKKCLVPRDGKLTYLVSEVEVNQEKWISRDRGYDPKTDEQLWGSEHGLLKFKRIKYLDDIINDDWRKHISSNV from the coding sequence ATGCAAGACATTAAGCTATTAGAGTTTGCAAAAACTCTCTCCGGTGTCTACGACAATTTAGAGCAATCTCAAAACAATCCCCAAGATTTTGCGAGAATTAACATCTACTTTCGCCCATTACCATGGGAGATATTTGACGGGCCAGGTTTTTACTCAGAACAATGTTATGACTACGCTCCTTGGGACCCATATCGACAAGGCATTCACAAATTAACCCATCAAGATAATTTATTTATAATGCATAATTATGGTTTTGAGAAGCCAAAGAGACTAGCAGGTGGGGGGAAAAACCCAGAAATACTTAAAGGATTAAAAGAGTTGTCAATGAATGAAAGATGCGGATGCGCAATGCACTTCGAACTCATTAAAAAAGGTGAGTATATAGGGAGAGTTGAACCTGGCAAGAAATGCCTAGTTCCCCGTGACGGCAAACTAACCTATTTAGTGAGTGAAGTAGAAGTCAATCAAGAAAAATGGATCAGCAGAGATAGAGGATATGATCCAAAAACGGATGAACAACTGTGGGGGTCAGAGCATGGTCTACTTAAGTTCAAGCGAATCAAATACCTTGACGATATAATTAACGATGATTGGAGAAAACACATAAGCAGTAATGTTTGA
- a CDS encoding phycobiliprotein lyase translates to MNIEQFVAQSEGEWRSMRSGHSLAFQYFEDVLSEIKIEKISKNDPRVKSLLESYNHSEALISSIISPFKMEWSAESDWEPDDPTEVAKGSCIILPIPKGHSSGELLRSVGYAESETAKSDYHFLEDGTFILTTQYEQSIAEERIWFATENVRCRSSILKTSAGSGILQTSFASEVRRIQP, encoded by the coding sequence ATGAATATTGAGCAATTCGTTGCTCAAAGTGAGGGCGAATGGCGATCGATGCGGTCCGGTCATTCACTTGCTTTTCAATACTTCGAAGATGTTCTAAGTGAAATTAAGATAGAGAAGATAAGCAAAAACGACCCAAGAGTTAAGAGTCTGCTTGAGTCTTACAATCATTCTGAAGCACTTATATCATCAATAATATCGCCATTTAAAATGGAGTGGTCTGCTGAAAGTGATTGGGAACCTGATGATCCGACTGAAGTCGCAAAAGGAAGTTGCATCATCTTGCCCATTCCAAAAGGCCATTCATCAGGTGAATTGCTAAGAAGTGTTGGATATGCAGAGTCTGAAACAGCGAAGTCAGACTATCACTTTTTGGAAGACGGTACATTTATTTTAACCACTCAATACGAGCAATCAATTGCTGAAGAACGGATTTGGTTCGCAACTGAAAATGTAAGGTGCAGATCATCAATACTCAAAACATCAGCCGGATCTGGAATTTTACAAACATCATTTGCCTCAGAAGTTCGTCGGATTCAACCCTAA
- a CDS encoding pentapeptide repeat-containing protein, producing MTNQGFLNLKTWSEPELCSPDSDEKVNDARGSDWRNKNLGSLDLSGSKLCRCDLRGTDLSQCNLKDADLRLAIYDNTTKTPDGFDIRTSGAVGPGAKLNGVYLNNTDLRGIDLRGAALLGAYLSGTDLSGAILDNVSLAGSDLRSATMRGTMCRNTRFGTCEMDLVDLRGADLEGAALDTVQSIKGADFSFCRGLEDKVDALLARSAIELDCWNPYTRSTTRSSLESLIGR from the coding sequence ATGACAAACCAAGGTTTTCTAAACCTCAAGACATGGTCAGAACCGGAGCTTTGTTCACCAGACTCAGACGAGAAGGTCAACGACGCGCGCGGCTCAGACTGGCGTAACAAGAATCTGGGTTCGCTTGATTTATCCGGCTCAAAACTGTGTCGATGTGATTTGAGGGGGACTGATCTGAGTCAATGTAACCTCAAGGACGCTGATTTACGACTGGCTATTTACGACAACACAACAAAGACTCCAGATGGCTTTGACATCAGAACTTCAGGAGCCGTAGGACCAGGAGCAAAACTGAATGGAGTTTATCTGAATAACACTGATTTAAGAGGGATCGATCTAAGAGGAGCAGCACTTCTTGGCGCTTACCTCAGCGGCACTGACTTAAGTGGAGCGATACTAGATAATGTGTCTTTAGCTGGCTCAGACTTGAGATCAGCCACCATGCGCGGAACCATGTGCCGAAACACTCGCTTTGGGACCTGCGAAATGGATCTAGTTGACCTCAGAGGAGCAGACCTTGAGGGCGCAGCACTCGATACCGTTCAATCAATCAAAGGAGCAGATTTTTCATTCTGCAGGGGTTTAGAAGACAAAGTAGATGCACTGCTTGCGAGATCTGCTATAGAGCTTGATTGCTGGAACCCGTACACTCGCTCAACAACTAGAAGCAGTTTAGAGAGCTTAATTGGCAGGTGA